The Synchiropus splendidus isolate RoL2022-P1 chromosome 1, RoL_Sspl_1.0, whole genome shotgun sequence genome includes a window with the following:
- the LOC128748979 gene encoding chemerin-like receptor 1 yields MSVDYVEYGDYTPDNETDNIWTVTEHLNVTDPHSNRSHVLLVLNIAICLLGLFGNSLVIYICGCKMKRTVITTWYTSLAVSDFLFCVFLPLDVFYMITSHWPFGQLFCKLSSSILFLNMYSSVFLLVLISADRCLMVSFPVWSHNNRTVGKALGAVVLMWLLSALLTVPSLVFRQTTVQGSVTQCHTYYMDHSRHKAVALARFVFGFLIPFLIIVFCCSVLAVKVRGMTIKSTKPYKLMAALVLSFFLCWVPYHTFVLLELDYQNQNVEVLHTGLKVGATLASANSFISPVLYVFIGNDFKQTLRRSLASRIEEAMAEDIRTGGNLHSQAKPMEIIRH; encoded by the coding sequence ATGAGTGTGGATTATGTTGAATATGGAGATTACACTCCAGACAATGAAACAGATAATATCTGGACTGTGACCGAACATCTGAACGTCACCGATCCTCACTCAAATCGGTCCCACGTCCTGCTGGTCCTAAACATCGCCATTTGTCTTCTGGGTCTTTTCGGAAACTCACTGGTGATCTATATCTGCGGATGCAAAATGAAAAGAACAGTTATCACCACCTGGTACACCAGTCTGGCTGTTTCGGACTTCTTGTTCTGCGTTTTTCTCCCGCTGGATGTTTTCTACATGATCACATCTCACTGGCCGTTCGGTCAACTCTTCTGCAAGCTGAGCTCCTCTATCCTCTTTCTGAACATGTACAGcagtgtgtttctgttggttcTGATCAGCGCTGATCGCTGCCTGATGGTTTCATTCCCCGTGTGGTCACACAACAACCGCACGGTAGGAAAAGCGCTCGGAGCCGTCGTCCTCATGTGGCTGCTGTCGGCGCTCCTCACAGTACCTTCACTGGTCTTCAGGCAGACCACAGTTCAAGGCTCCGTCACCCAGTGCCACACTTATTACATGGACCACTCCAGGCACAAAGCAGTAGCGCTGGCCCGATTCGTCTTTGGCTTTCTCATACCTTTCCTCATCATCGTGTTCTGCTGCTCAGTGCTCGCAGTAAAAGTGCGAGGGATGACCATCAAGTCAACAAAGCCATACAAATTGATGGCTGCTCTGGTGTTGTCGTTCTTCTTGTGCTGGGTTCCCTATCACACTTTTGTTCTTCTGGAGTTGGACTATCAGAACCAAAACGTTGAGGTTCTTCATACTGGATTGAAGGTGGGAGCCACATTGGCTTCAGCAAACAGTTTCATTTCACCAGTTCTCTACGTCTTTATTGGAAATGACTTCAAACAGACACTGAGGCGCTCCTTGGCCTCAAGAATAGAGGAAGCCATGGCAGAGGACATCCGCACGGGTGGGAACCTTCACTCACAGGCCAAGCCCATGGAAATCATTCGACATTAG
- the rnf185 gene encoding E3 ubiquitin-protein ligase RNF185 — protein MATAAPPPAAGSTPAADNTNAGSTSANAGSDGGNQDSTFECNICLDTAKDAVISLCGHLFCWPCLHQWLETKPTSQVCPVCKAGISREKVIPLYGRGSTGQQDPREKTPPRPQGQRPEPENRGGFQGFGFGDGGLQMSFGIGAFPFGIFATAFNINDGRPPPAHPGTPQHTDELFLSRLFLFVALVIMFWLLIA, from the exons ATGGCCACCGCCGCCCCCCCTCCAGCTGCTGGATCCACTCCGGCCGCCGACAACACGAACGCCGGTTCCACTAGCGCCAACGCCGGATCCGACGGTGGCAACCAGGACAGCACTTTTGAGTGTAATATTTGTCTGGACACCGCCAAAGATGCCGTGATCAGTCTGTGTGGACACCTTTTCTG CTGGCCTTGTTTGCATCAG TGGTTGGAGACCAAACCCACCAGCCAAGTGTGTCCGGTGTGTAAAGCAGGCATCAGCAGGGAAAAAGTTATCCCTCTATACGGCAGAGGCAGCACTGGTCAACAAGATCCACG AGAAAAAACTCCCCCTCGCCCACAAGGACAAAGGCCAGAGCCTGAAAACCGTGGT ggttttcaaggttttggttttggaGATGGCGGACTCCAGATGTCCTTTGGAATCGGCGCCTTTCCTTTTGGTATATTTGCTACAGCTTTTAATATAAATGATGGACGACCTCCACCAG CCCACCCTGGGACTCCGCAGCACACAGACGAACTCTTCCTGTCCCGACTGTTCTTGTTTGTCGCTCTGGTGATTATGTTTTGGCTGCTGATCGCATAA